Below is a genomic region from Candidatus Bathyarchaeia archaeon.
TTTACGACATCGTGGCTAAGGTGGAGGCGGAGACCATGGAAAAGTTGAAGGAGCTTGTCACATGGAAGATTAGAAGGCTGGACAAGGTTAGGTCAACCCTCACCATGATCGTCATGGAACAGTAAGCCCACTTACCACATAAGCCTCAAGGGCTCAGGAACCCTATGCTCAACACCATCCATGTAGGCGTCGATGACACCGACTCCCCGAGGGGTGGATGCACCACCTACGTGGCGGCGCTGCTGGTCACGGAGCTGGAGAACCTTGAATGCGAATTCATCGACTACCCGAATTTGATTAGGTTAAACCCCAATGTTCCATGGAAAACCCGTGGAAACGGCGCCGTAAGCCTAAGGTTTAAATGCCCATCAAACCGAGTTGAAGAAGCCGTCCAACGTATACTCCGGGTTGTAGAAGAAAACTCCGATTTAGGATACGCGAACACCGACCCTGCAGTCTCCATCCTCGTAGGAGAAGTCCCGCAGGAAGTAACCAGCTTTTCGTTTAAGGCGATCAGAAACGTGGTGAGCGTGGATGAAGCCCTCCAAGTAGCTTCCACTACGGGCGTTAAAACATATCCCTTGAAGGGGAGGCGGGGAATCGTCGGTTCCCTAGCGGCCTTGGGAGAAGTGTTGAAAAACGACCACACGTTCGAGCTCATAGCCTACCGGTCTAGACAGAATATTGGAACGCCCCGGAAAGTGGACTATGAATCGGTTGTTGAAATGGATGGGAAAACGAGGCCCTTTACCTACAACAACTATGATCCCGAGAAGAGGAGGATTCTCATCACCCCTCACGGCGCGGACCCCATCTTGTATGGGATCAGGGGTGAGACTCCTCAAATCGTCTTAGAGGCCTCTCGGATGCTGGCTGTGAAGGAGCCTGTTGAACGATGGGTGATCTTCAGAACCAACCATGGAACAGACATGCATTACTCCGGGCTTCAAACAGTAAAGGACTTAGAACCACACCATCCTGTTACACTTGAGGGAGTGGTGGCCGAAACCCCTAAAACAATCCAGGGTGGACATGTTTTCTTCACGCTCGCCGACGAAACCGGGACGGTAGAATGCGCCGCCTACGAGCCTACAGGCTCCTTTAAAGACGCGGTGAAGCAACTAAACGTCGGCGACAGTGTTAAGGTTTACGGAGGAGTTAAGCCGCCTGGAAACAAGCATCCCCTCACCGTTAACCTTGAAAAGCTGGAAGTGAAAAAAATTTATTCTCAACTCTTATGTTTGAACCCAAAATGCCCCATGTGCGGTAGGAGGATGGAGTCCGCCGGGAAGGGTCAGGGATATCGATGCAAAAAATGTAAGACGAAACAACCTTCTAAAATATGGGAGGAAAGGCCTAGAGCGTTGAAGCCAGGCCTCTACATTCCCCCACCCCGCGCCCAAAGACATCTTACAAAACCCATAACCCGATACGGATTGGAGAAAAATGGTTGTTCAATCGAGTTAACTGTGAAATGGCATTACCCGTAAAAACGGTGGAAGCATTATGCTTTTAAGAGAGAACTTTCTTATCGAGAGCTTAGCGGGGAAGGACGCCGTAGCGTGGGCTCCATGTCCCTATAAGGGTGGGGTAGCCAGGTTTAAAGGATGTGGCATCCGAATAGCCCGCAGGGCTCATAAGGCCCAACCATAGGAAACCCTGAGATAGGCTGTATTAGCCCTCAAACGGACGTTCGAATCGTCCCCCCGCTACCATCTTATTTTTTATATCTTGAGTAGGTTTTATATAGCCTATGTAGCATACGGCTGGGGCGTGAGAGATTTATACGCAGAATCCGGAGTCTTTTCTTGCTAATCCTATCATGTTTTGCCTATCGCGGTTGGAGGTAGGAGACCCATACGCGTCCAAGACATGTTCTAGGCCTATATCAGTCCCCTGAGTCCGTAGAATTATTAGAAAAAGATCCTTCACCACAATCAGGTCCTTCTTCATCCTGTACGCTAAGGATGGGTGCATGATAAATGTGAATCCG
It encodes:
- a CDS encoding tRNA(Ile)(2)-agmatinylcytidine synthase, coding for MLNTIHVGVDDTDSPRGGCTTYVAALLVTELENLECEFIDYPNLIRLNPNVPWKTRGNGAVSLRFKCPSNRVEEAVQRILRVVEENSDLGYANTDPAVSILVGEVPQEVTSFSFKAIRNVVSVDEALQVASTTGVKTYPLKGRRGIVGSLAALGEVLKNDHTFELIAYRSRQNIGTPRKVDYESVVEMDGKTRPFTYNNYDPEKRRILITPHGADPILYGIRGETPQIVLEASRMLAVKEPVERWVIFRTNHGTDMHYSGLQTVKDLEPHHPVTLEGVVAETPKTIQGGHVFFTLADETGTVECAAYEPTGSFKDAVKQLNVGDSVKVYGGVKPPGNKHPLTVNLEKLEVKKIYSQLLCLNPKCPMCGRRMESAGKGQGYRCKKCKTKQPSKIWEERPRALKPGLYIPPPRAQRHLTKPITRYGLEKNGCSIELTVKWHYP
- a CDS encoding Lrp/AsnC ligand binding domain-containing protein, with the translated sequence MPTAFVLINAEIGSEHELLQDLKKIPNVKEAHAVYGVYDIVAKVEAETMEKLKELVTWKIRRLDKVRSTLTMIVMEQ